The sequence tgagagttatctacaaaaggtaagatgttaattctTCATAACTGTTCGCCAACTTTAAAATGGCCAGAATGTCCCTTTAAAGCTTGCAAAGAGCTGTGAGTAATTTATATAAGGAACTGTCAGATCCCACATGGTTGCACAAAAATTTGGCAAAGTTAACATTTTTATCCTTAATACAATTCTTCAAATATACATCACAGGCCACTTTTTAACTGTCTgtattttgtgattttgaaaAATGCCAAACCTTCctttttgaaatgaaataaaattaatgcaAAATGGCATTAACGACCAGAAGTTTCAGACTTTGGACTTTTATTTGTACAGTAACGGTGTGGAATAGTATCCAATAATATAAGTATATAAATGATCTTATATATCATTGTAAAAACTCTTTACACTCTAACTGAATGCACCTCAAACTCAGAGCCGATATATGGTCATTATGAGGTagacattaataataataatggtatTTTCCACCCTCTGCAAAATAATGAAGACACCTTAAATTACTCTTATCAATGTAAGAAATATATGATTATCATGGAACTCTGTAcatcacaaataataaaataattatacaaTAGAAATTAGACCGATTTGAGTGCATTTTGtatatttacaaagaaatgctgtttgctcatttcttcatttgttgcactttgtaaagtttttgactgtacaaatatttacagctcaaaaaacaaacaaaaacaaaaaaacaacagcagtgcATTCAAAGCTAATGTGCATTTAAATATCGTCTcgagtcttttttttatatattctcGTCATCAGAGAAGACAAACTCTTGCTGTGGAAGTGCATTTTGTAAAGATGCAGActttgagcaaaacaaaacaaaacaaaaaggtaaagttcACCTCATTTCTGTGtgctttcttctttcctttatATGTTAAAGGGATGTTCCAGCCATTtgaaagtggggttctgtgaaaaagttacTAACAATTCATGTCTACCGCTTGTAGATAGCTCTCCAAACAACCTAAGTTTGTAGTGACAGAATTACGTCATAACAAGACTGACAAACTAAAGGCTAGTCCAAACGCAGCttagaccaaagtggattgtacTCATCTTAAACCAATTTATAGTTCTCACAAACGctattattaaaatttttacaaggctgtcagttttacaatacATGGTCATTTACATTGAATCCTGTAGTTATTTGCAGGCGCAAATAGCAGCAGccactagctgtagcacttctggtgcaaccTGGGGTGAATTCTGTAAGAGTTTAAATAAtagcattaataataataataataataagtgtcCACACCTAACAAGCTCTCATTACACCGTTTCATTAGGTGACATTTCGGGTCGCTACCTTCTTCAGACTAACTAGTGCTAGACTAGACTAGCTGCAACTTGGTTAATCTGATGAGGGCCAGTGACCTGAAatgacatttaataaaactgtgcAATGGGAGCTTGCTtggtttgcatatttatttatttagttttagtgttCTAATTAAGATCCAGCACCCATTACAGTGGACTTTGAATGATGAGAAttgtgtgttcgtttgttttatttattttgtcttcttaaatAACAGAATTTGCACAAACTGCTTTGAAATTTTTGAGCAATCTAAGCCGGCAGCAATCCGCTTATCTTTTGGCTGCAttcggactagctgttagctcattgttaaactctatttttccaaactgaggccgctcaaagaaaaaaagacaaaaaaaaaatggtaagcTATAAAACATCCACAGCTTTTCTACAGAACGCCACTTTAAAATGGTCGGATTATCCCTTTTACAGAACAGGACTCCGGTAAATCTGAACTCGTGTCCGGATGTCCCTGCGCCTCTCAGCTGGTCTCGAgataaaactgaatcaaatctCTTGAAGGCATTTCCACCATCgccaccttcctcctcctccttctcgtcctcctcctctcctcggaGCAGTCTGTTTGGTACATGAGATTCTCGCCTCCTCCTGGgttgatttctttcatttttttcgtTAATATTCAGGGGTTTGTTCGGGAAAGCAGACCCTGGCTCGGGCCTGGACCGCATCCATCGCGGCCTGGACGCACAAACCTCACAGGGACCTCCGATCTCGGCGCAAACAGGTGCGCGCGGATTCATCAGGTNNNNNNNNNNNNNNNNNNNNNNNNNNNNNNNNNNNNNNNNNNNNNNNNNNNNNNNNNNNNNNNNNNNNNNNNNNNNNNNNNNNNNNNNNNNNNNNNNNNNNNNNCCCTTCCCCATCCCTCCCCTCTTTGGGCGTGCGGTCCTGCTTGTGCCAAGTGGGCCTGAACCCGTCTGATGAGCGAGAACTCGGTGCGTGGATGAGAAGAAATGTGCGTTAAGGCGGATAGTGTGAGGGGACTGCGCCTCCTGCGCGCATCCCTCCTGAAGCACTTCAGACCCAAAAGgacttgtgtgtttgtctttttttattattattattattttaaaagattgaaTCAAATAAGTGTGGGCTACCTGCAGCCGCACTGTTCCACCACCATCTCCTCGTACTGTTTGTACACCACGTTGTTCCCAGAGTCCGTGTAGAGGATGCTGATGGGGCTGAGCTTGGTGGGGACGCAGCAGCTGGGCGGGGTGCTGTAGGGGTCCATGGAGTTCATGAGCGTCTGTATGATGGCGTGGTTGGTGGGCTCCAGGTGCGACCTCAGCGGGAAGTCGCACACGCCCTCGCAGTGGTAGGCCTCGTACCCGAGCGGCGCGATGATCCAGTCGTCCCAGCCCAGCTCCTTGAAGTTCACGTGCAGCGGCTTCTTGCTGCACCTGGACTTGGATTTCTTCCCGTGCCTCTTCCCGTGCCGGTTGCCCAGCGCAGTCCTCCTCCGCCGCCGGGGCCCCTGTCCTTTGGCCCTGCGGGCTTGcgccgcctcctcctcttcgcCGTTTTCTCCCTCCTTCCGGGATTTAATCTTCTCCTTCATCTCGTTGAACAGGTTCTCCTTCTTCTTGGAGCGGGTGTAGACCACCAGGATGGCCTTCTCCTGCTGGGTCCTGCCGCGCCGGTCCAGACCCAGCCGCCTCAGGTCCACCTCGGTGTCTGACTGAGTGGCCCTGAGCTGGAAGCAGAACTGGTGATGGTGAGGACGGTGCGCTTTAAACACGTCCCACACGTCCAGAACCTCCCAGCCGCCTTTGGTGGAGTCCACGGGGTCCAGGGACCTGGAGTCCAGCAGTGTGTCGGAGCGGCAGGGGCGCAGCTGGATGTCGTAGAGGCCCGAAGTCTGCGACGTCCCCCGCGCTCTCCTGAATATCCTCAACTCCGCTCCGACCAGCTCCTCTTTCTCCGACAGGGTCGAGACATCAAACAGATACTTTTGTCTGCGCAGAGGAGAGTGCAGCGGATTGTCTGCGAGGAGGGAAAGACGGAGAAATAATTGCAGTCAGATTCGGTTAGGGTGTACAGTGTTCAGCGagacgggggtggggggtgggggggggataAAGGGAGCGGGGagccactctctctctctctctctctctctctctctctctctctctctctctctctctctctctctctctgtgtcttgtttttcaaaagtccaaactgaagctgaaacgAGCTGACAAGCGGAGGACCCGAGTGTTAAAACAACGGGAATAATCTTCcttattaagatttttttttctggatgatAAAGTTCTCCAAAAGGTTTAGAATTAAAAGTCTTAAAGTTACTAGAGGTTTGACGCTGATTTCCCGCAAAAAATGGCTCGAAATCGTGACCGCTGTCGACTGGTTCTTTTGGCCAAAATCGCGCATTTGTTtccacttgttttatttctacttttctgCCTGCCAGACGTTTCTTCTGAAAAGTACCGGTTTATTTAGCATTATTCCAATCGAACCAGAAAatatgtttgcttgttttgttttgtttttattccgtTTTAATCAAAGCCAGCCTGTTTGAACGaacttgcatttctttttacGCGCTGACAGACTGATATTTAATTTCTACATCTTTGgcagagaagaaacaaatgtgTCCCTTCTATGTAGGCCGAGACACTTTCCAAATCCAAACAGCAACCACAACATGAAAAAATGTGGTGAGTTTGCTTttgagttgctgttttttttttttttttttaataacttttgcAGAAGTCTGGAGAATAAGGAGAGGCCCAATGAAGTGAAAGGTCCTGCGGGACACAACGGACCAAACTCACTGTACATTCAGctgaacaataaacaattaattcATTATTCCCCGCTGGAGATCCGGAGGCCTGCAAATGTTTCATCACCGCGACgcgatttaattaaaaatggacGCCTGGCGAGTTCAGTTAGAACTGAACAAAGCAGGTATgatgtcaataaataaataaaaatacagataataAAGTTTTCAGTTCGTGCTATTTAAAGGTAAATTCTGAATGAGGAAAATTTGGAATaatgaggaggagaaaaaaaggaatccatcatttttattgttgtggcGAATTTCAGAAAAGTCCGGAGTTTGGGGGCGAATTTAACAAGACAGTTAGAATTAGTTCtaatctttaaaataagaaaattgcTTTAAGAATACTTTCTGCActctaacattttaaatatgtaacaaaactaaaaaagtacgacttaaattatatataataaacGGAGTGCGTCATTTTTCCACAGAGACTTcggttttaatgaaaatgatcTGGTTCTACATGGAAACACCCCCGTGGCATCATTTGTCAAATTTCCTTCGaagagattctttttttttaaatatgtcgGATTCTGTCTGCGAAAACCTGCTGGAATCGAACAGATTGAAACCTTGTGCCTTGTTTCAgagactttctttctttctttctttttttttttttttttgggggggggggcgtcTGGTTTgaattacttgttttttttacttttataagcTCTCGAACAAATCGAACACAAGTTCGCCAAATAATTAACAGCTCCAAGCTCCCATCTTCCTCTATGAAACACTTCCACCGCTTTCGTTTCATCTCAGCCTGCCAACGACAACATTCTGCCTTAAGTGCGTGCAGTGAATAATGacttgtctgtctttttttaaggtattttaaatgttctcaAATTGTTTGTCATTAAACTGTTGAGTCAGAATGCGTTgcgcttttatttctttactctTGTTTCTTGCATTTGAACAAACGcacaacattgttttctttttaaagcctttGTTTAGTTTGTACCAAAACGTTTTCTCGGGTTTTGCCTCCAGTTTCTTCCAGGAAACATTTCTTATTAGATTtcagaagcagtttttttattattattagtattccAATAGTAAAAAAATAGCCAAATAACCTGTTGGCGCACACGATGTGCGACTGATGCGTAAAAGGCGCACAAGTTGGGGCCTCCAGAAGTTGGTTTAACCTGCAGGTTTTAACGCATCACTTTTGGGACCCTGAGAGGATACCCAGGAAGAAATTAgagctttaaaactgaaagaatgagaAGGAAAAGACATCGTTTTCCGTAATTAAAATGGCGCTTCGcagtaaaacaagtaaaaaaaagatatacaaACCACTTCACATAGGAGGAAGTGCTCTCTCattttccccctcctctcctctcctctcttcccTTGTCGGGTTTTTTTGGTGATGTGCCCATCGTGGCCGAGCTGGGTCATTACGGGAGAATAGACAGTGTTTGATATGTTATGACATGAGCACTCAATTAGATCACCGAGTTCAAATCCTCCAGTCAGCCGTTCGATGCCAAGCAGCTCTCAGAAGGGTCCAGCTCGGGGTCAGAGCCAGTGACACATCACATCAAAATCACCgcggagagagggagagagaggcgTTTTCCTGTCGGATCAGCTCCCACTGCAGGAAAAgtcccttttttaaatgtttatgtatgtgtttttaaaccGAGAATtccaagtttttattattttactcagGATAACCAATAATATATTGTCAAATATCCCAGTTGCAAGACTTGAATAACAAGTCAAAGGCCAATTTTAACTTGTGCGCCGCGTAATGTTACACAGATTCTAATATTTATGATGCAAACAGCTCTCAGAGGAagtattttgtgtttcagacagGAGGACACGCAGACGAACACTGCTTTTGTTTCACCCTCAAAGAGCAAGTCGGATTGCACGGTTCCGTGTGTGCAAGAGAGAGTGAGTGTTGATCGGATTGTGTTTGTTCTGCCGCTCGAATCACTTGCTAACTGACCCAAACACCTGCTTCTCACACCGAGCAGCTCACCCCACCagcaccccccacccaccccggCTCCCTTTGTCAGCACAAACTGCCCAAACTGGGCTCCTCATAGCAACAGATTGAACGTTTTAATAAGTGATACATTTAGTGGAAGTTGTTGGTTCTGTTTGGGGTCTTATTTTTGTAGCTCTGcgaagtaaagaaaaaaaaaaaaacacctgaaaaaggTTTTCTTAGATTGCCTTAGAGTTCTAAGACTTTTCACTGACAGTGATTTACAGCGTTCCTTTAGAGAGCGCCCAATTAGTGTTTTACTGTGGTGTTACCGTGGGGTTCATTTAAGCCTAATATAACCTAATACTCTGAGAAAGTTTGGCAAGCAAATCATAAAACCTCGCGAAAGCCGACCCCTTTGCTCAGGAACCCGAACTCAACTTGCAGCGTTTGGACTTTTATTCAGCACCTCTTTTTGGTTTCGTTCGGTTTTGAGCGCGTAAAAGTGCGTCCGAAAGCTTCTCTTAGCGTGCGTAAAAAGCAGACCTTGTTGGCCAAGTTCTACCAAAAGGACAAGGACGGGtagggggggagagagagaaagatgtgTCACAGAATTATGCAAGGCTGAGGTCATGGAGCTGGCAGCAAAACTGAAACCAACCTGTTCCTCTGTCCACAAAACTGGTGATGGTGTTCGCAGATTTGGAGGAGCGGAAAAAGGACGCGTTTAGTCCGAGTTTCTCCGCCGCGGAGTACGTCCTGTATATGGAGAGCATGTATTCGTGCGGGACAACGGCGTCCTTTGGGTCCTGCCTGTGATGTCCGGCGGCGAGGAGGTCTTTAAGGAGCCTGGATGACCTCTGGACGCCCGTATGGGAGACCCTGGTTTCCCTGTTCCTCCTCGGCGCAGAGATGAGAGCAGCAGACTGGAAACACGGTATATTCCCAAGGAAAACAAGGCCCAGACAAACCGCAACGACTCGAGATGCGTCCATGGCTGGAAGGTGGCAACaagctcttcttctcttcccccccttctctctctctctctctctctctctctctctctctctctctgattcAGGGGGTCCGCCAGAGCTGGAGACGGTGCGCGCGTCAGAGGCGGAGAGCTCCTAGTTTTGCGCTCTCCGGTCGCGCCAAGAGAAGTGCGCTCTTCGCTCTGATCTCCGCACAAGAGCGGAGGCTGTTGGGCCGGGAGAAACACGCCCACATGGTGGCTTAAGGCTTCCCAAACAACCTCATGTCACACAGTTACGAGGATACGCGCGCGCCGCAGCCAGCGGCCCGTCAGTGGCTCCACGGACAGAAATCAGAGTGAGAGCAAGTTTGGCCCAAACATCTGAAAACGCACTCTTTAGCTTCCTCCATTTTAAGAGATTAAATtccaataaaactttaaaattccAACCACAGAGGCATTAAAACCTCTCCTTCTTTCCGTGAAGCTGCCAGGCTAAAACTGAAAGTTCGACTCTTATCAGCAGGGTCCTGTTTACGATCCTACAGAAATGAGGCGCGAGTGCAGCGAGATTTCAGAGTCTCAGCCAGATGTCCTTATCACGAAGACTCGCATCAGCCCAGATCCGAGGACATCAGATAGCATTTTACGCGCACATAGCTTGAAGAGACGCAACAAGATCATAAAGTTgggaaggttttaaaaaataaattgcaattTTCTATGTCAAGACTGGCTAAAATGGAgcgaaaaacaaaaccaaattgaAAAAGTCAAATCAGTGGAGAATCAGTTTTAAGACCTGTTAACAGAATAAACTGACTCAGACACTCAGATGTCATTAAAAACCCGAACACTGTTGGATTTAAATGGAGCTCTGAGGTGAGGTCTTACTGAGCTTCAAACACATCAAATGCCTTTTGAAGGACTCGAGCGGCCTCTAGAGGTAATTTCTGTCCATTACAACGAGACGCTTGTGGAAAGAGCTGGTGAGAAATGGTGCGTTCACGTGACAACCAAAACTGTTGTTGCCTACAGTTTTCTCATGTCATTACAGTtcagaattttatttcatttatttgtttatttatttttgcctgtcTCTGTGAGTGTGTTCTTTTATGAGCAAACtgtcccatgaaccactggacggattgtATATGTGCAATTGATTCACTTTTagaacccaattcaaggtggccgccaTAACTTCAATGaccaaagcaaacacaaacatagctatgactcagttttacatatattgagcaaaaatctggtgtggtagtatctgagagtcatccccatcagaTACCCCAAATTGTAATCGACTCATCCACTTGCTAGTTggtcttagcaaacacataaatgtctgTAACTTAGTCACTTTTACATGTgtaactgagagtcatactCAGTACTACATATGCTGAGAGTTCAGAAAAGTTTTCAGTGTCACATGACATTGCACTTAAAGTCAtatacaaggtttgaccaaactttgtcatttcttatcataagaAAACCATAGTCTAAAAGTGTTGTAGGAACGGCAGCAGGCAAGCTGCATTCCTTTCAGGAACTCTACGCCTTTCATTTGAATGGACTTTGATTTAACTAGCTTTTAATCAgaagtttgtcttttattttccacagcAGATTATGCAGTTAGTTCAGGCAACTTTTCAAACTTCatctcaatttttttatttttgaggatTGAGACAGCGAAATAACCCAAATACAGAGCCTTTGTGtgattttcttctatttttcagctgttcccttttcaggggtcgccacagtgagtcatccttcTCTGTCTACTCTGTCTTTTGTGTCCTctttcctctgtcctctgtccaactacctccatgtcctctctaactgcatccatatatctcctctttgtctttttcctggcagctgcgtctctaatatccttctaccaatatacccactgtccctcctctgcacatgtccaaaccatctcagtctggcttCTCTAACTTTacctcccagtcgttcaacctgtgctgtacctctgatgacctcattcctaatcctgtccatccttgtccctcccaaggagaacctcaacatcttcagctctgccacttccagttctgtctcctgtctttttgtccgtcccactgtctccaaaccatacaacatagctgctctcaccactgtcttgtaaacctttcctttggcctttgctgccaccattttgtcacaaatcactccagAAACTTTTCttcatccactccatcctgcccggactctctttttcacctctttaccacactcccagttttcctggacagttgaccctaagtacttgaagtcctgcacctttgtgacctctgctccctGTAGCATCattgttccacctgcctccctctcattcacacacatgtactctgtctttctatggctgactttcatcccttgTCTTTCAAGTACATacctccaagttct is a genomic window of Kryptolebias marmoratus isolate JLee-2015 linkage group LG16, ASM164957v2, whole genome shotgun sequence containing:
- the gdf6a gene encoding growth/differentiation factor 6-A, which produces MDASRVVAVCLGLVFLGNIPCFQSAALISAPRRNRETRVSHTGVQRSSRLLKDLLAAGHHRQDPKDAVVPHEYMLSIYRTYSAAEKLGLNASFFRSSKSANTITSFVDRGTDNPLHSPLRRQKYLFDVSTLSEKEELVGAELRIFRRARGTSQTSGLYDIQLRPCRSDTLLDSRSLDPVDSTKGGWEVLDVWDVFKAHRPHHHQFCFQLRATQSDTEVDLRRLGLDRRGRTQQEKAILVVYTRSKKKENLFNEMKEKIKSRKEGENGEEEEAAQARRAKGQGPRRRRRTALGNRHGKRHGKKSKSRCSKKPLHVNFKELGWDDWIIAPLGYEAYHCEGVCDFPLRSHLEPTNHAIIQTLMNSMDPYSTPPSCCVPTKLSPISILYTDSGNNVVYKQYEEMVVEQCGCR